One part of the Roseofilum capinflatum BLCC-M114 genome encodes these proteins:
- a CDS encoding COP23 domain-containing protein codes for MKKLSVIQMLTAGAIALSTVLVGSQSSQGQPPPGQSGFWCAMSSGAPATLYQNRQGGVEPWIYWTSDAFSGSGYTPERRCQEVSSRLETYRQNRQLQFITVGRMNNQNVICTASQVNGRCENLIYTLKAGQDPIATLYNFLAWREGQAATPSLFESTQPSAPYIDVRDRLGDDSAPAAPVTQPSNPVTPSRQPVAPAQPVAPPPSNSGGMREL; via the coding sequence ATGAAAAAGTTATCAGTAATACAAATGTTAACAGCCGGCGCGATCGCCCTCTCTACGGTTCTTGTTGGGTCTCAATCAAGCCAAGGACAGCCCCCTCCCGGACAATCTGGATTCTGGTGCGCCATGTCTTCCGGAGCGCCTGCAACCCTGTACCAAAATCGGCAGGGAGGCGTTGAACCTTGGATCTATTGGACTTCTGATGCTTTCTCTGGTTCTGGGTATACTCCTGAGCGTCGCTGTCAGGAAGTCAGTTCTCGCCTGGAAACCTATCGCCAAAATCGCCAATTGCAATTTATCACCGTCGGACGGATGAATAATCAGAATGTGATTTGCACCGCGAGTCAGGTGAATGGACGGTGTGAAAACCTGATTTACACCCTGAAAGCGGGTCAAGATCCGATCGCCACTTTGTACAATTTCTTGGCATGGCGCGAAGGACAAGCCGCCACCCCGTCCTTGTTTGAGAGTACCCAACCCTCGGCTCCCTACATCGATGTGCGCGATCGCCTGGGGGATGATAGCGCTCCTGCGGCTCCGGTTACCCAACCCTCTAATCCCGTGACTCCCAGTCGCCAACCGGTTGCCCCTGCTCAACCGGTGGCTCCCCCACCGAGTAATTCGGGTGGAATGCGGGAATTGTAG
- a CDS encoding S1 family peptidase, whose amino-acid sequence MGNPIDRLCEPAQPHGAIGEMGAGFRFADMNTSLICGYHRFGVNPPLRGYGFCGEGFTGLMLWTMGWAQMKNRRRFLSLVGTGTIAAIGAIASSKLTPSVTAQQISPVPADVERLARLTSVRILTSRSSGSGILVQRQGNIYTLLTNWHVFAFSDRPSILTADGQRYPLLEAPQQLGGADMAIARFASRLSYEVAPLSPYPATVGEPVYAAGFPMYHWGTVQPTFDLGVHAFRLTWGNVSLVLNKSLAQGYRLGYTNRIESGMSGGPIFSDRGLLLGINGRLANRDPGFGVYIFEDGTAPSPALLEQILQASWGIPIDTYRATRPYPRQRPQPLYW is encoded by the coding sequence TTGGGGAATCCCATCGATCGCCTTTGTGAACCCGCCCAACCCCATGGGGCGATCGGCGAGATGGGGGCGGGTTTCCGCTTCGCGGACATGAATACATCATTGATTTGTGGGTATCACAGATTTGGGGTTAACCCGCCCCTACGGGGTTATGGGTTTTGTGGGGAAGGGTTTACGGGGTTGATGTTGTGGACAATGGGATGGGCACAAATGAAGAATCGACGTAGGTTTTTGTCTCTGGTGGGTACAGGTACGATCGCCGCTATCGGTGCGATCGCCAGCTCGAAGTTAACCCCATCGGTTACAGCACAACAGATCTCCCCGGTTCCCGCGGATGTGGAGCGGTTAGCGCGATTGACATCCGTCCGGATTTTAACCTCGCGATCGTCAGGTTCCGGGATTCTGGTGCAGCGCCAGGGCAATATTTATACCCTGTTGACCAACTGGCATGTGTTTGCCTTTAGCGATCGCCCCTCCATTCTCACGGCAGATGGACAACGATACCCTCTGTTGGAGGCTCCCCAACAATTGGGTGGTGCGGATATGGCGATCGCCCGATTTGCCAGTCGCCTGTCCTATGAAGTTGCGCCCTTGAGTCCCTATCCTGCCACCGTCGGAGAGCCGGTTTATGCCGCCGGATTTCCCATGTATCACTGGGGAACCGTGCAACCCACCTTCGATTTAGGGGTACATGCCTTTCGGTTGACTTGGGGAAATGTTTCCCTGGTACTGAATAAATCCCTCGCTCAAGGGTATCGTTTGGGCTATACCAACCGCATCGAGTCGGGCATGAGTGGCGGCCCGATTTTTAGCGATCGCGGTTTATTGCTGGGTATCAACGGCCGTTTAGCCAATCGAGATCCCGGCTTCGGGGTCTATATTTTCGAGGACGGAACCGCCCCATCCCCAGCCTTGTTAGAACAAATCCTACAAGCCAGTTGGGGCATCCCCATCGATACCTATCGAGCCACCCGTCCCTATCCCAGGCAAAGACCCCAACCCCTCTATTGGTGA
- a CDS encoding S1 family peptidase: MRTYQQLQAILGGTAIATALVITIPQPSVALTGREVNNIAREITVLIQSKQGGHGSGFIIARNGNTYSVLTAHHVVARQGEYGLITSDKQAYEIDSSKVQKLPDVDLAVVEFTSDKDYQVAKLGTAETSEGQDVFVSGWPGLGSVGQRANNSVTRQFTDGRISGYLSQPVLGYEMTYTNVTRGGMSGGPVLDAGGRVVGVHGMGDRETTSALLREGFSEGEAATISGQIKIGFNYAIPVSTFLRLAPQAGIYLSVQVDNAPAPELGEVYVAQPPDERDTIDDVNRTFDTINRGVDVIRGIRGIFR; the protein is encoded by the coding sequence ATGAGAACCTACCAACAGCTTCAGGCTATTTTAGGCGGAACGGCGATCGCCACCGCCCTAGTCATCACCATCCCCCAACCTTCCGTCGCTCTCACCGGACGCGAAGTCAACAACATCGCCAGAGAAATCACCGTTCTCATTCAGAGTAAACAGGGAGGCCATGGATCGGGCTTTATTATCGCTCGCAATGGCAATACCTACTCCGTTCTCACCGCCCATCATGTCGTTGCTCGGCAGGGTGAATATGGTTTAATTACCTCTGATAAACAAGCCTATGAAATCGACTCTAGTAAAGTTCAAAAACTCCCGGATGTAGATTTAGCCGTTGTTGAATTTACCAGCGATAAGGATTATCAAGTCGCCAAACTGGGCACAGCCGAAACCTCAGAAGGTCAAGATGTCTTTGTTTCCGGTTGGCCGGGTTTAGGCTCAGTAGGACAGCGAGCCAATAATAGTGTTACTCGTCAATTCACCGATGGTCGCATCTCCGGTTACTTATCCCAACCCGTTCTCGGTTATGAAATGACCTATACCAATGTTACTCGCGGCGGTATGAGTGGCGGCCCCGTTTTAGATGCTGGAGGGCGCGTTGTTGGCGTTCACGGTATGGGCGATCGAGAAACCACTAGCGCACTACTACGAGAAGGCTTCAGCGAAGGAGAGGCTGCAACCATATCCGGTCAAATCAAAATTGGCTTTAACTATGCCATTCCCGTCAGCACCTTCTTACGCCTTGCCCCCCAAGCAGGCATTTATTTAAGCGTTCAAGTAGACAACGCTCCTGCACCCGAACTCGGTGAAGTTTACGTTGCCCAACCCCCAGATGAGCGAGACACCATCGACGACGTTAACCGCACATTCGACACCATTAATCGAGGCGTTGACGTGATTCGGGGCATTCGAGGCATTTTCCGCTAA
- a CDS encoding tetratricopeptide repeat-containing S1 family peptidase, producing the protein MKRLILFLVAGLSSISVGLSLRLLHNQVSYPHCQIASRSVDLSYTELKNIAEAITVKVKTGTTGGSGTLIHREGKTYTVLTTAHVIATGESYQIETPDGKVYRATRIQDLAIDDRDIQLLQFQSDQKYQIAQLGSSHVLTVKEKVVAAGFADDIPGLNLTKGEIKLIPNQWLQQGYQIGYSNDIYKGMSGGPILNLQGEVISINGMMAYPLWGNPYVFEDGSRPDSGLQNRMREVAWGIPIHRIAEAVPQWVNLNLVDQVDAIAQQTTVLIANSNSTGSGVIVAQNDSTYYVLTAEHVIRHPSNYKIVTPDGHCHPIDLENVQPLPGVDLAIVEFESHTPYQVATLADYDWRSLEVLNYVFVSGWPVSTPHRSSHPPTRLLTTGRLLSQDSQIQSVLEVTQRQQGIDSLSLTYGYEMLYSNLTAPGMSGGLILDTQGHVIGIHGRGSGEIKQDDQGDIRPLKLGYGLGIPIKTFLHLVSSVGIDRAWLDVDSMPPPQLHGTELKQIQVSLLRNLDTPESSTDEIAWFNYGISLWQLEQYEEAMLAFNWAIQQDQSFYQAWYGLGMMLRFQKRYNEALAAFEEAIAESEGTFAPAWRARAEELVWLNRYDEALQSVERAITLVPNDIHLQELQGHLLQRLQRYSEAIRVYQEALKLWKQDRGVFLSFQITDHEGVERQLLWDRGSALNLPENMAIVYENRGDARGTVTAKLGVISHGDSQNSALTLNLALAYLNRGNHSAGEGHWQKAIADYSRALELEPENAFTYGNRGLARSRIGDQEGAIADLQQAAELFNTQADVTNFQRALEALKQLGS; encoded by the coding sequence TTTATCTTATACCGAGCTAAAAAATATTGCAGAAGCGATTACGGTAAAAGTGAAAACAGGAACCACGGGCGGATCGGGAACCTTAATTCACCGAGAAGGCAAAACTTATACCGTCTTAACAACAGCCCATGTCATTGCTACAGGAGAGTCTTATCAGATAGAAACGCCAGATGGCAAAGTGTATAGGGCCACTCGAATTCAGGATTTAGCGATTGACGACCGAGATATACAACTGTTGCAATTTCAATCCGATCAAAAGTATCAAATTGCTCAATTAGGATCGTCCCATGTTTTAACGGTAAAAGAAAAAGTAGTGGCAGCCGGATTTGCTGATGATATTCCGGGCTTAAATTTAACCAAAGGAGAAATAAAGCTAATTCCAAATCAATGGTTACAACAGGGGTATCAAATCGGATATAGCAATGATATTTACAAAGGAATGAGCGGGGGGCCAATCCTGAATTTGCAGGGAGAAGTGATTAGTATTAATGGGATGATGGCTTACCCTCTGTGGGGTAATCCCTATGTATTTGAAGATGGATCGCGACCGGATAGTGGCTTACAAAATCGAATGCGAGAAGTCGCCTGGGGGATTCCCATACACCGTATTGCAGAAGCGGTTCCCCAATGGGTGAATCTGAATTTAGTCGATCAGGTGGATGCGATCGCCCAACAAACCACAGTCTTAATTGCCAACTCTAACAGTACCGGTTCTGGGGTGATTGTAGCTCAGAATGACTCGACCTATTATGTGTTAACCGCCGAGCATGTGATTCGTCATCCCAGCAACTACAAGATTGTCACGCCAGATGGTCACTGTCATCCCATAGACTTAGAAAACGTACAACCCCTGCCAGGAGTCGATTTAGCCATTGTGGAATTTGAAAGCCATACCCCCTATCAAGTGGCCACTTTAGCCGATTATGATTGGCGTAGCTTGGAAGTCTTAAATTATGTTTTTGTTTCCGGTTGGCCGGTTTCTACTCCTCACCGCTCTTCTCATCCTCCCACCCGTTTATTAACCACTGGACGCTTGCTCAGTCAGGACTCACAGATTCAAAGCGTTCTAGAGGTGACCCAAAGACAACAGGGAATTGACTCCTTATCTCTTACCTATGGCTATGAGATGCTTTATTCTAATCTCACGGCTCCGGGAATGAGTGGGGGATTAATCTTAGACACTCAAGGTCATGTGATTGGCATTCATGGTCGCGGTTCAGGGGAAATTAAACAAGATGACCAAGGAGATATTCGCCCCCTGAAACTCGGTTATGGGTTAGGAATTCCCATAAAAACTTTTTTACACTTAGTGTCTTCCGTGGGGATCGATCGCGCCTGGCTGGATGTTGATTCTATGCCTCCACCCCAGTTACACGGTACTGAACTCAAGCAAATTCAAGTTTCTCTGTTACGAAATTTGGACACACCAGAGAGTAGTACGGATGAGATCGCCTGGTTTAATTATGGCATTAGCCTTTGGCAATTAGAACAGTATGAAGAAGCCATGCTGGCCTTTAATTGGGCAATTCAACAAGATCAATCCTTCTATCAAGCCTGGTATGGTTTGGGAATGATGTTGCGGTTTCAGAAGCGTTATAACGAAGCCTTAGCTGCGTTTGAAGAGGCGATCGCCGAAAGTGAAGGAACTTTTGCTCCGGCTTGGCGGGCCCGGGCCGAAGAATTAGTCTGGTTAAATCGCTATGATGAAGCTCTGCAATCCGTTGAGCGGGCCATTACTTTAGTGCCTAATGATATCCATCTACAAGAACTCCAGGGTCATTTGTTACAACGGCTTCAGCGCTATTCGGAAGCTATTCGGGTATATCAAGAGGCTCTGAAGTTATGGAAACAAGATCGAGGCGTTTTCCTGTCCTTTCAGATAACCGATCACGAAGGTGTAGAGCGACAGCTTCTTTGGGATCGGGGTTCTGCCTTAAACTTACCGGAAAATATGGCTATTGTGTATGAAAACCGGGGAGATGCTAGAGGCACAGTCACTGCTAAATTAGGGGTGATCTCCCATGGAGATTCCCAGAACTCAGCGTTAACGTTAAATTTAGCTTTGGCTTATCTCAATCGAGGCAATCACTCTGCTGGAGAAGGACACTGGCAAAAGGCGATCGCCGATTATAGTCGAGCGCTGGAACTCGAACCGGAAAATGCATTTACCTACGGGAACCGAGGGTTAGCCCGGTCTCGCATTGGAGATCAAGAAGGGGCGATCGCCGATTTGCAACAAGCGGCTGAACTGTTTAATACGCAAGCAGATGTTACCAATTTTCAACGCGCCCTGGAAGCTTTGAAGCAGTTGGGGAGTTAA